From the Chanos chanos chromosome 7, fChaCha1.1, whole genome shotgun sequence genome, the window AAGTGAGGATTGGGAGTCTGAGAACAAGATCTCGAGCGGTAATGAATTACTCTCTGAGTCCTCTGACCCCCATGTCACTCCATGTTCGACATGTGTTTCACCAGTGCAAGTCAGCAGAGAGTCAGTCTCCCAGGCACAAGTTGTCACTGTATCTCCTGCTGCAGAGGAGAATAGCAGAGAAAATTTAGCTGTGCTAAGCTCTGAGCCACCCAAGAGGAGAAAACCAGTTAGAGTGATTATAAAAAAGAGCCGTATAATTCGTAATGTTATCCCTGAACGAAAGCGGAAGGAGGGCAAGGTGCACCTTTTTAAAGATGTTAAAAAAGGGAGACCTGATATCCTCAATCCTGCAAAACCGGTGAAACCATTAGAGCACTTGAGAACAAAAGCGGTCCAAAAGTGGCTCAAAAGTAAAAACCAGTCCGTTATTAATAAACACAGAGGTGTATCTGTGAGGACGTCAGCAATGCCAAACAATAGTACtcaagtgaaaaataaaaacctaaACAAGCTATCTGTAGTAAGAGAGCAAAACACCAGTGAGATGACTTCTAACTCGGGAGATTCGTTCAACTTTAAAGTGGGTGAGGGTGCTGCCCCACCAAAGAGAGACCTGCTCGCTGCATTCCATAACAAAAGCACACTGACACGTCAGACGTCAATGCACGACGACTGGGAACACGAGCAGGACACAAAAGAACCGACTGAGGCTTTATCCCTAGGGGCAGTACACTCCTCGTCATCTGTCATCAATGAATATGTGGAGCTGTGGCTGCAGAAGAGTCGGCCTGATCCGATGTGTGACCTGGAGGAAGAGCCTCAAAGCAACGTGGAACTGCGGCAGAATGCTACCTTTCATATCGGCAGCGATCAAGCTTCATCTCCAGAGGTGTCAGAGATCACCTGTGAGATTATTAGTCCAGAGGAGTGTCCATTACCACAGAAAATCACTGCAGCTTTATTACCCAGCAAGCGTGTTCTGGAAATGGGACTATTAGCCAAAAAACCCTTATTtgaaaatatgacaacagaacacCGAAGTCCTGCAACAGACAGTAGTTTGTTACCTAATTGTACCTCTTCAGATGAAACAAGTATTGACGATGCATTGTTGGAGAAAATGCCATCAAAAAGACATTATTTGGTTGAAACGCAGCCACTGTCAGATGACCCCTCATCAGGAAAATCAACACTGTTCAAATGTCCTTCCCTGGAGAAACCTCCATCACTCGGGGATCCTTCACTCGAAGAAGCCTCATTATCCAGGGATAATTCACCAGAGAAAACTGCATCTCGCAATGATCAAGCACCTATGGTAAATATAGTAGAGAAGATAAATGCCGTCAGTGATCCAGTGAATGCCGTCAGTGAAACAGCTCAAAACTACTCGATTAAAAGAACACCACTACCCAGAAAACTCTCACTGAAAAAGACCCTACCATCACAAAACCCGTCAGTGGATCAGGGCTCGGGAGAATTTTTGGGCCAGGAATCCACCCCAGACAAGACTCCACTTCCGAGAAATATGACTCTGAAAAGGGCACCCCTACCCGAAACAATTATCTCTAAAGAGATCTCATTCGCCAATGGGTCTGCATTGGAAAAAACAACTTTGCCACAAAAACAGTCGTCAGAGAAGACACTACCATCTACAAATATATCTTCAAAAACGGCTCAGCATAATGTAAATCAGTCATTAGAAAGTAACTCATTACCCACTGATGCTTTATCGGAAAAAACATTACCCCCTAGAACTGACTGGAAGCAGATTAAATCTCCTGAGAGCACTGCCTTGGCAAAGACACAGCTACAAAGTCAACCATCTGTAGAAAACATACCTAAAAATAATACTCTGGCGAAGGCCTCATTGTTTAACAGTAAGCCCTTAGAGAAAACACCCTTGCCTAGAAAGGTAAATTTGGTCAAGAAGCAAACACCCAAAAATGTCTCAGGCACAACAGTACCTGTATCTAGTGACATGTCCAATGAGAGGGCGAGTGCTTCAACAGAAGTAGTGAAGGAACCTTGTGACAGTTTACAAAATGAACTGTCAGAGcctgaaaaaatggaaaatgtgaaacaaattaCTAAGGATACTCAGAGGGCAGAAATACCAACTGAAAAACCAATGTGTCCCGTGGATGAATTCTACACAGTCCGAATGGCCAACGAGCTTGACATGAGGCCTGTTCTGGAGCAGCTTTGCTCCTCAATCCAGTCCCTGCGCAAGACGACGCACCGCAAGAGGCGATCTTGTTTGGAAAAATCCAACAGTTTGCCAGATTTCTCATCACACGTGGCCTCCACTTTCGGTTCATCATCTCGTGTGCTCTTGGCCTTTTTGTCCGTCATGGCCCTGAAGGATGCCCTGTCTGGTCTAGACACAGACTGGGAAAAGACAAGCTCCATGAGCTGCTCAGAGGCACTCCGCATGATACAGTCTCTCAAAGAGGTGGCGGCTATAGAAGATGCAGATCTGCTAAGGGCCAGTCTGAACGATCTACAGAAGTCGACCTCTTCTCACCTTCTGCAGAGCTGGAAGGGTTTTCAGGACCTCAGCTGCAAAGCAAGGAGTCGAAGTGTCACACCTGACAGTACCAGAAGTGAAGTTCTAAGCGGGTCGACCCCGGATGAGAAACAGGCCATCCAAGAGCTGATGGGGGAGTTAGGTGTTCCTGAGAAAGTAAGAAAGGAGCTGGCAGCCCTCAGTGGTGCAGAGGAGgagcaaatgaaaagaaatcaaacagaACATTCTGAAGACATTACTGTGTCAGATCCAAAGGTGAATGTGAACGGTCTGATAGAATCTCTCCAAAGAGAAGACACAGTCAGCTTCTGCGACTCTGTGCTGGAGGAAGACGTGAACATTTATGTGAAATCCGTCATTGAAAAAGCTATCAATACACACCTTGATGCTAGTGACAGCTATGAGAAAGTCTCTGCAAGAGACATGCTGCCAACTTGGAGTGCAACAGAGAAGGAACGTGAAGTGATAAGACATGAAGGGGAGCAGagtgaggaaaaggaggagttTTGCCACATCAAATGCCTTGAGCCTAAACAAGGAAACTTTACTCCAGTGCCTGACATCTTCGTTGACACGCCAACCAGTGATTCCAACCTCGAAATGGAGTCAATGGCAAGCGGGAGTATAGAAGTACAGCATCAAGGAACTAAAGAAGAGACAGGAAAGAagagggtggaggagagggaaTTGTATGAGGAGAGATATTCTGAGGAAGTCGAGGATGGAGTTATGGATGAGAAACCTTCCTCTGTGGAGTCATTCAGTAGGAGCAAGGAAAAACTTTCTGCCTCTGAGGAAGAGAAATCAAGCTTAGAGGATGATGAAAAAAGCTGTGATGAAGAATTGATGAGCTTTGTAGATGATATTTGTGATGAAGATCAAAGATGTTCTCTTCAAAATGCAGAGTATGGTGACAGTGTAGACCAGGAAGGCAGGGAAATATGGGCTTACAGTGATGAAGGGCAGTCAGGTCAAACCTCAAGCCAAACAAAGGAACAGCTGGTTTGCAAAAGTGACAGTGTAGAAAAGCAAACAAGTTCAGCAACATGGCAGCCTAACTTTATCCAAGATCCAGTCATTCATAATGCAGAGGAAGTGAACATCAAGGAGCAGTGCAGCTCAATGGAGGAGCAAAGCAGTTATGAGGAGAAACACTCTAGTTCTGAAGAAGGTCCAGTGATCTTGGAGGAGCCAgaatgctacaaagcctatcaGGATAGGTATGAGGAACAACAGAAATATTGTCTAGAGGACCCTGCGAAGCACGAAGAGACAACAGGTGATTTAGCAGGAGAACGGAAAAGCTCCGTTGCTCAGCTGATCAGCTGCCTGGAGAACCAGGCGAAGTCTGGACAGAGCAAGGCCAGCCATGCTACCGAAAAGTCAAGCACCAAACTTTTTGGCCACATTGATCCACCAGAGGTTTCAGATGTTGATGATTTAACTAATGTATCTCATATCTCAAATGAACAAGTCAAGATAGAAGAATTCATGTTTGGAACTCCAGAATTAAAACCAAGAGACAGCCATGTTAAATCTAAGCAGAATAACGGAAGTGCTGAGGTGTCTAAGCAGTCACCAAAGATAATTAGAACAACTCAAAGTACACCTATGCCTATCACATCACCTCCTCTACCATCCTCTTTAGCATTCAGCTATGACTCCCATGGCACCTCAGTCCGAGAGCCAGAGGGTAATGTACAGATCAACAGAGTGAAATCCATCAGGGAGATGTTTTTGGCCAAAAGCAGCACAGAAGGCCACTATGGGAAGAAAAAACTGGCCAGACCAAATATATCTGACTTATCTGACAACCGACCTGGGACCTCAGAAAGTGGAGAGCACCAGTCACAAACATCCCCCGATGTGTCCAGTGGAGAGGACGACACCAGAAAACTGGCCATCGCCAAGGGTTACGTCAGGAGAACCATTGAGCGACTTTATGGAAGAGGCAATAGTAATGGATCAGATTCAGAAGGCAAGAGACCCACATCTGCTTCAAAATCTAAACGGAGAGAAAATCCAGGCAAGTCCAAAGTTTCCAGCCTGGCCTCTTTCCATGAGGCTCGTACACGAGTGATCCCAGATTTGTCGTACTTCAAAGCAACAAGCACATTTGATGAGTATGAAGAACCGTCACAGTGCATTAGTTTGAATCCTGACATGAACAACAGTGACACAGTCCTCACCGACAAGGGCCTTTGCCCATTGACAGAAACCAAACTGATTGACAAAGCCCCCCCGGAGCTCACAGAAACCGCTCAGAAAGGCGTGGATGACAAAAAGGAGGATGCTCCCTACTCCTTTTTCGGTTCTGTGTCACCTCACAGcaccctctcctccacagaggtAGAGGACCCTTCTGGGCCACCAGGCTCAAAGTTCACCTATTTCAACATGCCGAATGCTAATGATTCAGAACTGGAGCAGGAGGACCAGTGTGTTGACACAACCGAGAGGAAGAGTGAGGTCAAAGCAAAGTCTCCAATAGAGTCACCTAGAGCTTGGGCAGAGAAGAATGGTTCTTTGCCAGCCTTCATTCCCTCAGAACTAAAGAGGATAGACAACAAGGTACACCCACTGGTGGAGGACAATTCCAGTTTGGTTCCTGTAGTCACACAACCTACCAAAGGTCAAAGTGCACAAACCAGTGTTGCAAGGCACCCTGCTGAACCTGATGCCCTGGAGATGCTCTACTTAATGTGTGGACAGCACTGCCCTATACTCTAAACCAGTCTGTGTGACCTGCAGTGAGCTCCATACAAATTTATCAACCCTGCTTCACACTGAAGCCTGACCTCTCTACAAATCCCCTTTGTTTAAATTTACCAGTAAGaactacactttttttttttaagtttatcgGTTCATTTCTGGTACAGCAACAGCTTTGTCAGCATAGGCTGactttgttcattcattcattcattcattcattttccaagcctcttattctaattagggtcgcggggtgctGGTGCCTATCCCGGcgctcactgggtgaaaggcgggggaaacaccctggacaggttgccagtccattgtaGATAGGCTGACTTAGTAAGTCTCAATAAAGATGGGTTTTCTAAGAGTTAAAGGTGGAGCAGTGGAGAGGGTTATTTTAGATGAGTAATTACCAATCACATACTGTGGATAGGTCATATCAAATGTGCTGTGCCTGATCAcactcagctgtttttttttttcagtcatgcattgttcacactgtttgtttgttcttcgTTATACAAACGATGCATGTAATTTAAATATAGCATTTGTACACCACATCTATGTTACATCACTTAATTTATCTATCTTGTTTTCCTGCCACCAATCAGCATTCAGCTACGGAGATTTACCTTTAGGGATCTATTTTCAGAccttgactgtttttttttttttttggttgttttttttggtaccACTCTCTGAGCAGGTTAGAGATGGTGTTTATGACTAGCACGGGCCCACCCTGTGCTTTACTGTAATCTTGTTAGAAAAAGCTTTGAAGTGCTCAGAGCCACAGATGTCATAGAATCAAGGTGATCCTTTAGCACAGTGCTGAACTCTCTACACGGTACATGAGACCGAATATGTTCACCACTGTATCTCAAGCTGTACTCTCCTTCGCAAAGCTGGTCATAACTCACATACCTTAACGTGACTGCCACTTATGGTTGTTTGTCATCTCATTCTTTTGGTTGAGACTGTGTTGAACAGACACGAGTTTGTATAAATTTAATTGTGTATAAATCGTTCTTTGGTGTTACAATGAATTTAAATGTATAAGAATGGATATGTTTTACACAAATCTGACAAAAATATTAGATTAGAATatgtgaaagatttttttttgtgtacagACTGTTTTGTGTAGAGTAGAGCACTGAAGTATGTGTATTTATCAAAATGCAACTCCTGGAAACCAGTGGCAGCTGAAATTTGTTGTTACatattttcaattaaaatgtattgttaCGTATGTGacttattattgtcattattattttatttgtatatccAGCACCTGCTAAGAAATTTAGCGTGCGTGAAgggaaaatgtgtgttcatgctTTTCGCTTGCACAAGCACACAGGGCGATTACTCAATTCCGCCACTAGATGGTGAGCTTGAGCGCTTTGTCCATCTCAGCCCACCAGAGGGCAGCAGAAAACACTGATTAGACAACAGGGACACCAGCTGGCTGTAGGATAATAATGCTACAATGTATTGAAAATTGACATCTCAAAATATAGGTGAACtctgaaaatacacagaaagaTTCCTGTCATCCatatttttattgtgtgttcaCATACATGAAAATAAGTGCATCCATTTCAATATGAATTGTATTTCAATATCTACACTCACATGAATGGCCGTACACAGAGACATCCAAtgtcacacacatattactCACGTATTGCAAGCTCTCGCgtaacagtaacaaaaaataaatagtaaaaccatatatattaaaataataagtaAATTTCTCACCGTCACTAGACTACTACAGTACTCATGCTTGCGTGAGAGCGATTCTTTTATGTTCCAGAGAGTTTGAAGACACGTGGCAGTGGACCTCAGTTGTGCTGTGATCTCTTGAGTCTCACATTTTATATAGCTGCAAACATGAAATATATGGGGACTTGTAAAATGTACCCAGCACCTAACATGCCTATTTTGGCTTGTACCCTGTGGAATGACCTGATTGGACAACTTTCCGTCAATCATGTCCTCACATAATAAAGTGCGGTGCCCGACACTGCACAGCACAAGAGTTTGGATGGAATATTGCTTCACGCGGGAATGTTTAACATGATCTTAACATGAGTGTTACGTATAAAAAGGTGTTCGACTTCATCACACATCTTTTTTTACACCTCAGGAGCTGGTATCAAACCCCCCTGGACTGTGGATAGCTGGCATATTTTAGTCTTGTTTGATTGTTGCGTGTGCAGTGTCTGTGGGCTGGAATCTTTCTAACAGTGCTCGAACAATACTGCCCGGAATCTTCTGATGCTGTTCAATCAGAGCCTGGAGAGCTAGctgcacctgagagagagagagagagagagagagagggagggaagagcaAGAAGGAGGACTGATTACATTTCCTCTGCTTCCTCCTTGATGACGGTACATTTTAAGTGACCGCTAAACAAACGTTACCTTCTCCGCCAGTTTCTCTGCTGTTAAGCTGGGGTCGTATGGAATCGGGTCACCCAAGTAAGTGCGGAATTTGACCGGAAAACCACCGTACACTGGAGCTATAGGCACACGGTACCTCTCGTACACCCATCGGAAAAACCCTttaacaacatgaaaacaagcTAAGTATCAAAGCTGATAGTCAGAAGAGGTTGAGAGATAAAGTGCCCATATGTGAGTGACTCCTTGGCTTACTTAGTGTTCCAAGTGACCGGAATCCTTCTCGTACATTCTGTGTAAACATCGGAATAACAGGCTAGAATataaagcacagacacaaaaaaacattttgaatgatcTTACGTCAGTTGAACGGCagtaatgtgtttatgtatatgtctgtatgtgtgtgtgtgtgtgtgtgtgtgtgtgtgtgtatgtgtgtgtgtgtgtgtgtgcgtgtgtagaagtgtgcatgtgtatgtgtatatgagtatgtgtgtgtttgtgtgtcctggGCTCACTAACCACTCCAGAGTCGATGGCCACCTGTGCAAATCCTGTGCGTTTGCCCCACATTAACGGGTACATCTGGTCACTTAGCAACGCTTCTCTCACACCACCTGGAGAGATGCCCAGAAGATGCCCATTCCTCAGCGCCCGCACACACTCCTCACGAGGGCCATGAATCACGCTAAAGACCTCCAACAGCAGCTTAAACcctaaacacatacacatccatagAACACATAAATCTATATAAACCCATAAaacccctatacacacacacacaaccatacaaaCAATAAACCTATAGAAaccctgcacaaacacacactgataataacaATATACATGTCCATAAAAACcctaatacatacacacatctatacaAAAAACATTCCCATACAAACCCTGTACACAGACTGATACGAAATACATAACTATACAAACCCTATAAAACATATAGTGATACAAAACACATACCCGTACAAATCCTACACAAGCCACTATATCTGGAGGTAAGCAGTACATCTGCATACCAGTGTAGAGACATACACATACGTATACATACATTGAGAAAAGACCTGTTCACGCACACAGGTCGAGACATTCACATCAAAAACACGCATACACCTCATATAAACCCACGCTCCCGGCAAGAGCTTAAACACACTCGCATGCGTACCCTACAAGACAGACTTCAccctaaaaatacacacactcacacacagttctctgtactttctcattctgtctctctctctctcacacacacacacagtcctcagtcctctcactctctctcacacacacacacacagtcctctctcactctctctctctcacacacacacacacactgacacacagccctcggtcctctcttgtcctctctcatcctctctctctctctctctctctctctcacacacacacacctggcatTTTAAACAGGATGTGATCAGCCACTGAGTGGCAAGTTCGTCCCTTCAGGATGATGACTCTGGCCAGGAAGTAGTAATAGTCTATAGGAATAGCCCCGTGATAGTACACAATCAATGCCGGGCCTGAATCCGGAATCTTCTCCAATCCGTGCAGCTCGTAACctgagaggggaagagaaatgGGAAGAGAAATGAGGTGATCAGTGGCTGATTCAACcccatgatttaaaaaaaaaaaaaaagcgcttgACAAGAGTTAATCAGACCGTTTGACAGGCTGATCAGAGTTAAGTGGGTTCATGCAGGggcaatattaaaaaaaaaaggcctattGCAAAGACATGAATGTGTGGGAGcacatgtgtgcagtgtgtgtacactgtacCATGCCAGACAGTAGCGTGGGCGTCCCAAAGCGTTGCCAAGGTTCTTCGTGCACACTgccacagcgtgtgtgtgtacgcctCCTTCAACTCGTTCTTCCTCTTAtagaggtggaggaagaggatggaCAGGTAAAGGAAGAATACAATGACAAAGGGCAGGAGGAAGACCAGCACGAATGGAGAACATGCCCACCACAGTAAGTCCCACaggcaggaaatgacatcagaaGCCTCCACGTCCATTGTGCATCTTGCCTGTCACAGTAAATGGCTATGCATTTCCATACATAGAGGACAGAACAACTACAAGagtacaaacaaaaaagaggagttatttacataaacaaaaacactggataaacacacagtgaatttaTGGAACAAGTGCTCAACAGCACACCCTGGAGTAAAACTCTGCACATTCAAATGAATATAAAGCATAAGCAAATTCATAAGACAATGAGTACCAGTGTGCTAATGTGAACATGATTTCAGTCTGTAGATATTATGCAGTCTGGCCACAATAAATGGCCTCATCACACATTCTGATTCCAGTAATTACGTATGAAaggtcagacacacaaaaaataagGAGTTACAGTGAAAGCACGTTCATAACATCCCCGTAGCAATAAATTCTGTTGCCGAGAGACATACAAGTGTTGTGAATTGCATTGCGTTTCTCTGTTTAATACGTTTTTTTTCGAGAGTCAAATCAATCATTCGCAACCACATTTCCCAGTATATCCTTTCCTTGCACTGTGCTGTCACACGACCATAAAAAACGCAGCACAGCTTAATTGCGATTTCAGTAGTCTTTTTAATCGTTTTGAGCTCAGCAGCCTGTCATTTAATTAAGGTCCTAGAATCGTTTACGTGAGTCGTTGAACATCACACACCTGTGTGGAGCGCGATTCCATCCCAACAACAGGGATGTTCCAACCTCATCTCGCGCTGCTGGTAGATGCTCTTCGGTCTTTGGTTGTACTAAACTGTCATCTGTCCCATAAACAGGACACGGTTCCCAATGGTATGACTTCATATCCGGATGTTGATCGCGGGAGATGTAGTTCTTTAAGGTTTACCTTCACGTTTTGTTCAGAcgaaataacagaaaaaatacTTTCTTAATTCGttatattaaataaatgaatacagacagacatacagacagacagaaagatagatagatagatagatagatagatagatagatagatagatagatagatagatagatagatagaattaTGACAGTCGAGCGTAACAGAATTTATTCCCACAGAAGTTACACTGTTGTTGCATTTGCAGTTATCTTGGAAATATTTGGATTTCTAGAAGCCTACAACAGTGAGGAAGGTAGGATCTATGAATTCGTTCCGTAGTATGAACACATGTCGAATAAATCGCTTGATAATGAGCCCTTCAAATATCCAAGATCCCTGGAGTCAAGCTTTACGGGAGACATTATAAGTCACgtttaacattcatttattcatagaCCAGACCACTGGTTTTTACAGTCTCCGGAGATTGCTGTTTCACAACGTTGTGTCAGGTGCTTTTCTTTCTAATCACGTCAA encodes:
- the LOC115816200 gene encoding oxygen-regulated protein 1-like, which produces MSDVPAPRKAPPQTQSSGSGHTLMTSRQPYLSDTISSKRVCFYKSGDAKFSGLPVIINNRTFRTFESLLDSLSKRVPLPFGVRTITTPRGHTTVQSLDQLENGQSYICSDRRTVKPIDLERARRKPRPWYHARPVSSRRRALQLARQKQNSGRGARNARKNERTLLHTPRRLVVFRNGDPQERHTLLLQKRTTHSFEALLDHVSQVMRFHVVKLYTPDGRRVDGLPALILCSGVLVAAGWEPFKNGNYDTQRPSELTWLPAKSMGNKRFKQTVPRKKKSMSSGTKSRNFSPSSERFLINQLHRSVAGSMYDTGSVELEHGQTLESVAETETLTCPDAEGEGDGHVLPDDDIEKSFRVNQDGSMTVEMRVRLTIKEEETIHWTTTVSRSSVASQVKADCDSLSNLHEQSPDLRSLPNNGPVPLEVEHNSHAKENTDPLPLENGIVNEEKEIGGGKPNAQVVEPLSPLPTSPGFHAFREKQESIENIRRLTELEIQENVVGSYSYREETCTGEVVEEYCMLRQSSSRPVPKPRSSLPSEINNNNSSSSTHLQSSSYTSAEVLHLQDSGEEVRETVLHIYEQQSCQENFFANTQLCLQGVTTSSSRHSRPASSDTVFPASSDKTFRSTSEDWESENKISSGNELLSDRESVSQAQVVTVSPAAEENSRENLAVLSSEPPKRRKPVRVIIKKSRIIRNVIPERKRKEGKVHLFKDVKKGRPDILNPAKPVKPLEHLRTKAVQKWLKSKNQSVINKHRGVSVRTSAMPNNSTQVKNKNLNKLSVVREQNTSEMTSNSGDSFNFKVGEGAAPPKRDLLAAFHNKSTLTRQTSMHDDWEHEQDTKEPTEALSLGAVHSSSSVINEYVELWLQKSRPDPMCDLEEEPQSNVELRQNATFHIGSDQASSPEVSEITLDQGSGEFLGQESTPDKTPLPRNMTLKRAPLPETIISKEISFANGTDWKQIKSPESTALAKTQLQSQPSVENIPKNNTLAKASLFNSKPLEKTPLPRKVNLVKKQTPKNVSGTTVPVSSDMSNERASASTEVVKEPCDSLQNELSEPEKMENVKQITKDTQRAEIPTEKPMCPVDEFYTVRMANELDMRPVLEQLCSSIQSLRKTTHRKRRSCLEKSNSLPDFSSHVASTFGSSSRVLLAFLSVMALKDALSGLDTDWEKTSSMSCSEALRMIQSLKEVAAIEDADLLRASLNDLQKSTSSHLLQSWKGFQDLSCKARSRSVTPDSTRSEVLSGSTPDEKQAIQELMGELGVPEKVRKELAALSGAEEEQMKRNQTEHSEDITVSDPKVNVNGLIESLQREDTVSFCDSVLEEDVNIYVKSVIEKAINTHLDASDSYEKVSARDMLPTWSATEKEREVIRHEGEQSEEKEEFCHIKCLEPKQGNFTPVPDIFVDTPTSDSNLEMESMASGSIEVQHQGTKEETGKKRVEERELYEERYSEEVEDGVMDEKPSSVESFSRSKEKLSASEEEKSSLEDDEKSCDEELMSFVDDICDEDQRCSLQNAEYGDSVDQEGREIWAYSDEGQSGQTSSQTKEQLVCKSDSVEKQTSSATWQPNFIQDPVIHNAEEVNIKEQCSSMEEQSSYEEKHSSSEEGPVILEEPECYKAYQDRYEEQQKYCLEDPAKHEETTGDLAGERKSSVAQLISCLENQAKSGQSKASHATEKSSTKLFGHIDPPEVSDVDDLTNVSHISNEQVKIEEFIHVKSKQNNGSAEVSKQSPKIIRTTQSTPMPITSPPLPSSLAFSYDSHGTSVREPEGNVQINRVKSIREMFLAKSSTEGHYGKKKLARPNISDLSDNRPGTSESGEHQSQTSPDVSSGEDDTRKLAIAKGYVRRTIERLYGRGNSNGSDSEGKRPTSASKSKRRENPGKSKVSSLASFHEARTRVIPDLSYFKATSTFDEYEEPSQCISLNPDMNNSDTVLTDKGLCPLTETKLIDKAPPELTETAQKGVDDKKEDAPYSFFGSVSPHSTLSSTEVEDPSGPPGSKFTYFNMPNANDSELEQEDQCVDTTERKSEVKAKSPIESPRAWAEKNGSLPAFIPSELKRIDNKVHPLVEDNSSLVPVVTQPTKGQSAQTSVARHPAEPDALEMLYLMCGQHCPIL
- the LOC115816201 gene encoding transmembrane protein 68-like — encoded protein: MDVEASDVISCLWDLLWWACSPFVLVFLLPFVIVFFLYLSILFLHLYKRKNELKEAYTHTLWQCARRTLATLWDAHATVWHGYELHGLEKIPDSGPALIVYYHGAIPIDYYYFLARVIILKGRTCHSVADHILFKMPGFKLLLEVFSVIHGPREECVRALRNGHLLGISPGGVREALLSDQMYPLMWGKRTGFAQVAIDSGVPVIPMFTQNVREGFRSLGTLRFFRWVYERYRVPIAPVYGGFPVKFRTYLGDPIPYDPSLTAEKLAEKVQLALQALIEQHQKIPGSIVRALLERFQPTDTAHATIKQD